TGGCGATGGGCTCGATCCATTGTTGGAGGGTCTTGGCGAGGGTTTTGAGTTGTGCAAAGCCCTGTTGTTGTAGTTCTTCGATATGTCGATAGAGCTCTTTGGCATTTGATCGACACTTCTTTGCTGTGCAGGACTTCTGGCAGAGAAGGGAGTGGATTTGCCATCGTTTGAGATAGAGGGGCTCGAGGGTTGGGTGCTTGTCGAAGAGTTCCTGACGGCGTCGGATCTGTTTTTGCGAGAGGCGCCCGGGTCGGGTTCGCAGGATCGCCAGGAGTCCGCTGTTGCGGGTAATCTCGGGAGCAATCTCACGGCAAAGGCCCGTGAAGTGATGAGCGAGT
The nucleotide sequence above comes from Puniceicoccus vermicola. Encoded proteins:
- a CDS encoding transposase, with the protein product LAHHFTGLCREIAPEITRNSGLLAILRTRPGRLSQKQIRRRQELFDKHPTLEPLYLKRWQIHSLLCQKSCTAKKCRSNAKELYRHIEELQQQGFAQLKTLAKTLQQWIEPIATMWRFTKNNAITEGFHRKMKLIQRRAFGFRNFENYRLRVLAQCQ